AGAGGGCACTCATTTCTTTGTCTGTTTTAACTATACCTCTTCCACAGGAACAGAAATTATCCTTGCAGAGCCGGTCGAAGGACAGCCACTTGAACCAGCTGGGGGAGGTTGAGAAACGTTTCAGTGGTCTGTCCAGGCAGTGTGCCATGGTCAAGCAGGCCCACGAGAAACTAGAGCAAAATGGTAATTAATGGATGTACGTATGGATGAATTTATACACAAAAAGGCAAATATATCATCTCCCTGTGGTGTGGATGCAGGTTTACAAGTTATACCAAAGACACAATTTGCCAGTCAGACAGAACTGCACTAATAATGTTCTAAAAGATAGTTAGTTAGTTCTTTTATTGacacaaaaagataaaacatttgggtccaaacaatacacaaaacaaagaaaaaatataataaacacaataaacccattagtaaaaataaagaaacattaAAAGGTAATACAACTACCACCCCCAAATCCCATCAGTCAGTCTGAAGATACTTGCTGGTGCTCCAATGATGCAAGGCAAGCGTGTAATatatctaaaaataaaatgatcagTGCAACAgtgatacatactgtacagtacatccgTACGTGCTATTGAATGTTACTGAGGTAGTGTTCCTAAAACGGCACACAGTGTTCACTTTATTAGATCCTACCAGAAGGGGCCCTATTTTGCTCCAAGAACAGCCTGAATCCTTTAGGGTCTGAATGTAACAAGGTGCTGGAAACAATTCACAGAGATCTTGGTCCGTGCTGACTTGATAGAGTAGTATGACTCAGCTTCTGCAGAAattttagcagcacattaattccTGCAAATATCCAGTTTCACTTCATCCCAAAGATATTATTTTGGGGTCGATATCTGGGTAATGAGCGAAGGTCACTGTCATGTTCCTTTAAATGCTCCTCCAGGAAGAGATCTCCCAGGTCAGCGACAAGGTTTAGCGTTAGACAGTGCTCAGTTGGGGCTTTATCTGAGCCAATAAAACATTCCCACAACATTAATACCATGCGCCTGCTCTGTTGACGTGGCTCCATGCTGTTGACAACAAATATGCATCTTGCTGTTAAATTAGACCGAGCAAGTCTCCAATGTAGCTTACTCTACATGTTGTCAGCTGACAGTAGAGTAACCAGGCATgattttctgctgctgtagcccaggTGCTTCAAGGTTCAAAGAGCTGTATGTTCTGAAATTACCTTTTGCCCAATATCATGTTGTTTCGGGGCCAGGACATACACTTAGTGGATCATTTTAGTGTTTATCATTATTAACGGTAAGCTCTAAACGATTTAGTGTCAAATCCCAGCTTTCATATTCGAAGTTGcttaaatcataaataaatcttGCCCATCATATGGTTCAGCCAAAGAGTAAATAAAACTCTGCACTCTGTTATTAAATGTATGTGTGATCAGGGTCTGAagttagcacctgccacctgccaaatgtgGGTAAACTGTTGGCTATGGCGGGTAAAATCGTCAGTCCATCCGCCACACAAAACGCCagggatgggaatagagaatcaGGTCCCGTTGAGAACCAGTTCCTAGTTTGATTCCTCGGCGTCTGCTGTTTGCTTTGATATGCAACGGCATACGtatgctgtatcatgtttcagtttgtttgggaccggagccatggcagagagagaaaaaaaacactcaaaagcatggcgctactactactactaaacctgAAGGGCGCACCCTATTTTGTCCGTGATTATTCAacactgaacaacaaatccatgttgaaatcggcaagaggagagttagtaatgttacctgttagcagccggtgggcagcacagtcctgcttggataAATAACGGAGGTTCCAGTGAGTTACATTATGGAGTGTAAGTGGTCCTGatcagtaaaaatgacaattgggcgaaggtaaattctaactttATCATTATGTGCTGAAATTTAATCTCatcaaatttagtttttgaCGAGAAACTTGAAAAAAATCCAGCTGCATAACAGAGAGGGAATTaggacctgtttaacttcctaacacgaGCTCTAAGCtgcttataatacatcattaaaactactgatgccaagatttttttttaatcaatgttattcacttcacctgtcagtggtcctAATGCTGTTAATGTTATAGCTGATAGGTGTATATCTTGTCATGGATGTTGACAATAGTAGATAGCAGCTTCTCTGGAGGCTTACAATAACATATACAGCGCGACATATACTCTGTTGAAGTACATTAGCTTGCTTATTGTTGTCAGGACAAATGTGAATATGAAATATGGGCTGATAACAGTAGAAGGCTTTACATTATCAGGTAACCGTTGTAATCTCAAATTGTAGCTAATTACATGGTCACAGCTACATTTCCCATTTGTAAACACACTCaaattctatttctatttcaaaTTCACTATCTCTGTTTATGTAAAGGGTTGATTCAGTTGGCTCACTCTGCCTCGGTTGTTGCTAATTTAAGAAAGACTGACATCCCTGGAAAGTGTTACCCTCATCATTTACTGTAAGGGACACAGAACAACCAGAGAgaaaatagtagtagtagtagttattgTTGCTTATCGGTATCCCTTCCTGTCTGCGCTCTTGTGTGTCACTCATTAACAGTAATGTAGTTTTGTCATAGCATTATGTATGATGGTGTCTTACCGTGTGTGATTGTTACAGTTGATGAGgccatgaaaataaaaaagaaactgaCTACTGCAAATGAAAAACATGAAGCAACCATCGCGTCACTAAAGAAGGTATGTGGGAAAGTGTTTTAACATTTGTGGGTCAGACAAAATACTTTTGCTCCTGAAGTTTGCACCCATTGTCTAtctgggtaacacttcattttacaggtccgcaaatttcatggtaattaggtgataattaacaagtaacctatttgaaatttctttggaattactgccaaagtaccccaatatttacctcaaaatgtatcgaaaattactttattataaacaatatttaataattatatgctaaaatagcgtataatggttaaaatagggccctgaggcttgagaagcggctgtgcgctgctcttcatcggaggtggaaaaccaaaactaatagaagacacttctgatcaggaaCAAATCTCACCactgtgtgacttattgtcgacacaaaaatgtaacctggtagctgatgtcaggATTCAGGGagtttcaaagaagttatttgctaattatcatctatttatcagcagacatggaaacaaagcatatcaattaactttgtattcttttcctggaaatgtattaaataaattaccagctattgggaaatagtggaatataattattaaataatgttaataataaagtaattttcgatacattttgaggaaaatattggggtaatttggcagtaattccaaagaaatttcaaataggttaattACTAATTATCACCTTATTACTATACAattttgtggacctgtaaaaaaaaaagtgttaccTTTATTTGTTATACTGTATCAGCCAATACAAATCCATAAAATAGTATTAAAGAAATACTATTGGAAGTATTTGAACAAAGTAATCAACTTGGATAATTCTGTACTTTCTAAAATGTTTGAATGTATGGTGCTTTCTCAGGAGTTGGAGGAGGTCAGTAACAAGCTGATCAAGGCCAAGATGTCATCAGTTCGACATGACAAGGCCCATAGTCCTACAGGCAGAGAGCAGCATTGTCAGCAGCTGCACCAGAAACTGATCATGGTAAATGACAAGCATTAAATAGGATAATAATAGGAAGATAATAGATCATCTCTATTACATCAAAATCAAATTGGCCAGAAAGCTAAAAATGGTTCATTATTTTTCTGTACTTCTTTTGCATGTTTAGGAAACTGAAATGAACAAAACACTCGGGGAGGAAAATGTAGCTGTAAGAGCTGAAAAACAGGTAAGCAGCtagaaaaaaaggaaggaaaccACATGTGACCACTACGTTAAACTCGATGTTCTTTCTCCATTGATGTGTTCGTTTTGGTTGTCTTGGAGGATGCTTTGCTGTTCAAAATAATACTGAAAAAGGTGTCTTTTCTTCCACCCAAAAAGAAATTGTAATTACTTTTTATGATTTCAAGGTAAAACCAAGCTTAGCCGGTCATATAATTGCAATATATGACTTCATTGTGGATACCTAtattgcatgtactgtatgtgtgttacaGGAGGTGATGAGGTCTCTGCAGCACACCCAGCAGCTGTTGTTGAGTCAGACACAGACAGTAAGCAGAGTAGAGCTGGAGCTGCAGACTCACAGAGAGCAGTACCAGGTCAGAGACTTTCATCCTTTGCTGGTTTATGGGCATAATTGTTCGTCTGGTATGCATATACATCAGCACAGATTTGCTCTCACACTATATACTAAATAGActtatttttaatacttttttcttGCCGTCTGAGCCTAGATTTATACAATGTTGTCCTGTCCCCCACCATATCATTTACTGATGTGTTAGTATAGAtacaattttaattaaaatgctATTTAATTTTAGAGCTGGAAAGGAGCTCAAAAGCagataataaacaaaaaaagaatagaaacaaagcttaaaagtttttttttttaagcaatttGCAGCAAAAttgaaacattttacatttagcTGTTTGATATGCAAAAGTAGCAACAATTGGctgcaataaataataaagataataaagcAGAAGAGGGAAGGAGTTAATCTCATAGACACATGCAACTGTCTAAAATTATACTGTCATGATTAACAGAAAACATAGAATGAAATTCCTGCTTTTAGGTCATCTGGACACACATAATGTGTATGTAGCAGTGCAGCTCGAGTTGACTGCCTGAACTAGCTCGCAGGCGTCGCtccataaagtgggcatgtctgtaaaggggagactcgtgggtacccatagaacccattttcattcacatatcttgaggtcagaggtcaagggacccctttgaaaattgccatgatcgtttttcctctccaaaattttgcataagtttggagcgttatttagcctcattcataacaagctagtatgacatggttggtaccagtggattccttaggtttttctaatttcatatgatgccaatatcgtCAATCTacgcctgctacaacctccaaaagatcgattaacgcgttattatcgtgttaactttgacagccctaatatatacatacatttgcataaagcaagcatatttgtgcACTCCCTttttgataagaggattaaatacttgacaaatctccctttaaggtacatttcgaacagataaaaaatgtgttattaatttgcgattaatcccaaatttgctatggacaatcatgcgattaatcgcaattaaatatttgaatcgattgacagcccctgTCACAATAGATGTGAATGATAGAGAATGAGGTGTATTTCTCAAGGTAAAAGCCTGCACCACTTATTGGCCCCACACGCATCAGGGATTTTTCAGGGtctatttaaatgattatggaGTGAATTTACACaaggacagaaataaataacGGCCATCGTTCCTTCTCATAAATATGATGAATGCGATGTTGTCTATCACAACATATACATTAGTGAATATGGTCCCCTCCGCAACTGAATGATAGTGTGTTTATTCTCCATTTATGACTTGACAGTTTATTATTcgcttttcttctctctgtacCCCCGTCTcatttttaattcacatattcattcatttattaaaatCATTATTAAAATGACACAAGCCAACTGATTTGTATTAGCAAgcagtcctctctctctctcccttccctgTTTAAGACCTTCTGttcacgttaaataaacacataaaaattTAGTATTGCATTAAAAATCCTATGGGTGATTAATTTTACTGCAGGCCCTTAAGCAGGAACACAGGGTGATGCGAGAGAAAAGCACGGCAATGGAAGACAAGGTGGCCCAACTGATGGAGAGCTACGCTGCTTCCAAGAACAGCTGGGACAAAGaggtagaagaaaaactgtAGTGTGAGAGAACGCAGTATGATGgtgacatttttatataacaAAAGCATTCGCCAGGTTAGATTGTAATGCCAAAAAACGTGAAAATGCAATTGATGAATTGTTCTTCATAGTGAAACATCTGAAGAGTTCATTTGTCTCTGTACATTTGTATTAAACAGAAGACAAAGCTTCTGGATTGCATCAAGAGTGAGCAGCAGGACCTTAAAGCGGTGAAAGAGGTGTACGACGAGCTTCATAAGGAACACACTGAACTGTCCTCGCAGGCCAAAGTGCAGGCTCAGCATATATATGCATTGGAGGTACAGACATGTTACGACAAAGAGACTCATTTATACAGAGACACAGCTATTTCGGTGTTGTCTTGACAACCTTGCATGTATTTTTCCTGActaaaattaatgaatgatgGTACCTtaattgacccttcgctaagtcCCGCTCCTCAAAtgcagactggccaatcatagcgtAACTTCGTCCTGCTCTGACCAGGGTCCGACAACTATACGGCTCTGCACCATAGACTCTCCTCCAATCGTTTCAGATTCtcttcattttcaggctggttttgtggatttcGAACCAGTCATGGTTTAATGTTGTGCCGGGGGCACGTGTGATAGTGATATTCGTTGCCAAGGCTCTATCTGGTtcgtgtggagaggaggtcatgttgctctggctctaccggTTTGGTgtcgagaggaggtcgtgttgctctggctctaccagTTTGGTGacgagaggaggtcatgttgctctgactctaccGGTTTGGTGTcaagaggaggtcatgttgctctgcctcTACCGGTTCGGTGTCAAGAGgaagtcgtgttgctctggctctatctgtttggcgccgcctggaagctgcttgacatcctcctggatccaccttctcacatatgttcacattacatgtattattttttcgtcatatggattgtctatgttgtattttcatgatgttgttactctgtacacacaacatctattgcacgtctgttcATCCTGGAAGGGAGATccttcctctgttgctcttcctgaagtttcttcctttttttctccctgttaaaaggttgtttttttggttacgtttttccttatccgaagTGAGGGtcatactgtaaaggacagagggtgtcatgTACTGTATTTTTCTCTACACAGATGAGAGACAGCAGTCAGAACTTCGGTGTTTCTACCGAGGTCTTCCCCGCTTTCTTGGAGGAaatcagaggagaggaaactCTTGAGGAACCCATCTCCAGCTCTGAGCTGCCTAGCTTTGGCAGTCTGCAGCACTTGGCCTCCACTCAGACCAAAAACCCAGACTGTCTGGAGGACACGGGAGCTGTGACTAAGCTAGTTGCcactggagcagctggaggtcaGCCagctaaatataaacatacagcaGATAAACATATATTATCACTTGTTATACTGAGAATTCATCAAAGCATTTTACTCAGAACATACAAGCTGTATTGCTTTTATTTATGAAGCTATGGTATTTTTATGACGAGTACAATTTGACCAGctgacttatttttttcaacagtATCAACTGTATCAAGCCCTGGCCACAGGTCTAACAATGGATCTGTAGACTTACTAACCAAAGAAAAGAGTGATGAAGGTAATGGAGGAATGAGTGAGGAAGAACAGGGATGGAAAGATGATGTGAAACAAGTGAAAAACgacagagaagagagggaaaggAACGAGGAGCAGCAGTGGAATAGAGAAGAAGTcgaaggagaaggaggatgtgctggagaaaagagaggaacGCTCACGGCCCAAACAACAGATAGAGCAGACAGACGAGAGGATAGCCAGGGGTCAACAGAGGATGCAGGCGACCCCAAACAGCCTGGAACAGAAACACAAGATAGAGCAGAGGGAGAAGGGACATGTGgagcggaggagagaggaaagacagGGCTACACACAGCAGAAACCCAGATACCGGCCCAGACGACTACTGATACGAATACAGGGAAGAGCGACAAACAGCAGGTCGTTGACTTCATGGACACTGAGCCACCGCTGGCTGCATGTGAGCCCTCAGACTGCTCACAAAGTCTCTCTCAGAAAGTCAGTGAGAAGGATTCTGACTCCAGCCATGTGAGCAAAGGATATGAGATTAGGGGAGAAGTACATACCTTCTGTTCTGATGAGCAACAAAGTGTCAATCATGGGTCAGACTCTGTCATTCGAGAGGTGGTACGCCCATGTCATGATGAGGCCCAAACCGTTGCTGAGTCACTTACTCAGCTGCCAACCCATCAAGTTTTTGAGAAAACCACAGAAGAGAATCCATCAGCAGCCAATATACCCACTGAACTTTCTGGACCGCTGACGCAGTCAAGTATTTGTGGCTCACAAACCAAAACAGCACCAGTAGCTGCTCAGTCGATTGATATTGTCAGTATCCAAGATATGGAGACAACACAAACGCAACCTAGTAATCCTTCTGACATTACCAGCGACATGAAGCACACAGATGAAAAGTGTGACACACATGTGAATGAAGAATGTGCGTCAGTGACAACAACGGTTGAACCACAAGCATTACTTCAAAGTCAGGAAATTTCAAAGCAGAGTGGACAGCTGAAGTGTCCGGTAACTGATGGTGATTCTAGTGTATATAAGAAGACGGAAGGTCAGTCAAATGTAGACACGCGTGAAAAAGATGCCTGTCAGACTGCCCTGGAACCTGTGGAAAAATCTAATGTGAAGGACGCCTGTGCTGATATCACGATAGATACTGCGGTCCTTGAATCTCGGGTTGAGACTGGCAGCAGTCAGGAGCACACGGAAAATTACAAAATAGAAGACGCAGGAAATGCAAAAACGACTAAAACTGATCTGAAGCTGTCTGTCCATTCAAGTCATGAGAGCGATGCATCACCAGAGACTGGCAGCACAAAATGCTATGAGCAGTCTCCTGCTAAAGAAATGCCACTTGATGATACTAATGAGTTTCCTCTGCTCAGCAATAAGACTTACAGGTCGTCATTCGACTGGGGCAGTGCTCAGAGAAAACCAGAGGGCTCCAGAACCAAGTCAGATGTCTCCATCCTACATCAGT
The nucleotide sequence above comes from Sebastes fasciatus isolate fSebFas1 chromosome 4, fSebFas1.pri, whole genome shotgun sequence. Encoded proteins:
- the ccdc73 gene encoding coiled-coil domain-containing protein 73 isoform X2 translates to MDLSADSGTLPTHTTAGGAVLVQELCLSNARCQTESGGTILLKLLEFKTHLLETVEELHIRRDAETRFEDQISKLVLEKQELEWEKESLQHQIETTANQHTESLINVKKQLQAKIRNIEEEKGKYQVSAEIKDKEINNLKEELKSLQLLKYNLEKKSSELEQKLSLQSRSKDSHLNQLGEVEKRFSGLSRQCAMVKQAHEKLEQNVDEAMKIKKKLTTANEKHEATIASLKKELEEVSNKLIKAKMSSVRHDKAHSPTGREQHCQQLHQKLIMETEMNKTLGEENVAVRAEKQEVMRSLQHTQQLLLSQTQTVSRVELELQTHREQYQEHRVMREKSTAMEDKVAQLMESYAASKNSWDKEKTKLLDCIKSEQQDLKAVKEVYDELHKEHTELSSQAKVQAQHIYALEMRDSSQNFGVSTEVFPAFLEEIRGEETLEEPISSSELPSFGSLQHLASTQTKNPDCLEDTGAVTKLVATGAAGVSTVSSPGHRSNNGSVDLLTKEKSDEGNGGMSEEEQGWKDDVKQVKNDREERERNEEQQWNREEVEGEGGCAGEKRGTLTAQTTDRADRREDSQGSTEDAGDPKQPGTETQDRAEGEGTCGAEERGKTGLHTAETQIPAQTTTDTNTGKSDKQQVVDFMDTEPPLAACEPSDCSQSLSQKVSEKDSDSSHVSKGYEIRGEVHTFCSDEQQSVNHGSDSVIREVVRPCHDEAQTVAESLTQLPTHQVFEKTTEENPSAANIPTELSGPLTQSSICGSQTKTAPVAAQSIDIVSIQDMETTQTQPSNPSDITSDMKHTDEKCDTHVNEECASVTTTVEPQALLQSQEISKQSGQLKCPVTDGDSSVYKKTEGQSNVDTREKDACQTALEPVEKSNVKDACADITIDTAVLESRVETGSSQEHTENYKIEDAGNAKTTKTDLKLSVHSSHESDASPETGSTKCYEQSPAKEMPLDDTNEFPLLSNKTYRSSFDWGSAQRKPEGSRTKSDVSILHQFVQGSSMFEPNTSGPSELLRHPPSTIPMFLKSKHNKVPLVITRASDLLNASSVSGTAASTRRNPQGEPKALGETCRETATADKESRASFPFSSSITVSRLSWQTTPGCSRAPTSAAGPSSGSDWEPSCSQEREDQQSSFRAQISKIEQFLNTERLRLPKRPKTDN
- the ccdc73 gene encoding coiled-coil domain-containing protein 73 isoform X1, producing the protein MDLSADSGTLPTHTTAGGAVLVQELCLSNARCQTESGGTILLKLLEFKTHLLETVEELHIRRDAETRFEDQISKLVLEKQELEWEKESLQHQIETTANQHTESLINVKKQLQAKIRNIEEEKGKYQVSAEIKDKEINNLKEELKSLQLLKYNLEKKSSELEQKLSLQSRSKDSHLNQLGEVEKRFSGLSRQCAMVKQAHEKLEQNVDEAMKIKKKLTTANEKHEATIASLKKELEEVSNKLIKAKMSSVRHDKAHSPTGREQHCQQLHQKLIMETEMNKTLGEENVAVRAEKQEVMRSLQHTQQLLLSQTQTVSRVELELQTHREQYQALKQEHRVMREKSTAMEDKVAQLMESYAASKNSWDKEKTKLLDCIKSEQQDLKAVKEVYDELHKEHTELSSQAKVQAQHIYALEMRDSSQNFGVSTEVFPAFLEEIRGEETLEEPISSSELPSFGSLQHLASTQTKNPDCLEDTGAVTKLVATGAAGVSTVSSPGHRSNNGSVDLLTKEKSDEGNGGMSEEEQGWKDDVKQVKNDREERERNEEQQWNREEVEGEGGCAGEKRGTLTAQTTDRADRREDSQGSTEDAGDPKQPGTETQDRAEGEGTCGAEERGKTGLHTAETQIPAQTTTDTNTGKSDKQQVVDFMDTEPPLAACEPSDCSQSLSQKVSEKDSDSSHVSKGYEIRGEVHTFCSDEQQSVNHGSDSVIREVVRPCHDEAQTVAESLTQLPTHQVFEKTTEENPSAANIPTELSGPLTQSSICGSQTKTAPVAAQSIDIVSIQDMETTQTQPSNPSDITSDMKHTDEKCDTHVNEECASVTTTVEPQALLQSQEISKQSGQLKCPVTDGDSSVYKKTEGQSNVDTREKDACQTALEPVEKSNVKDACADITIDTAVLESRVETGSSQEHTENYKIEDAGNAKTTKTDLKLSVHSSHESDASPETGSTKCYEQSPAKEMPLDDTNEFPLLSNKTYRSSFDWGSAQRKPEGSRTKSDVSILHQFVQGSSMFEPNTSGPSELLRHPPSTIPMFLKSKHNKVPLVITRASDLLNASSVSGTAASTRRNPQGEPKALGETCRETATADKESRASFPFSSSITVSRLSWQTTPGCSRAPTSAAGPSSGSDWEPSCSQEREDQQSSFRAQISKIEQFLNTERLRLPKRPKTDN
- the ccdc73 gene encoding coiled-coil domain-containing protein 73 isoform X3, with amino-acid sequence MDLSADSGTLPTHTTAGGAVLVQELCLSNARCQTESGGTILLKLLEFKTHLLETVEELHIRRDAETRFEDQISKLVLEKQELEWEKESLQHQIETTANQHTESLINVKKQLQAKIRNIEEEKGKYQVSAEIKDKEINNLKEELKSLQLLKYNLEKKSSELEQKLSLQSRSKDSHLNQLGEVEKRFSGLSRQCAMVKQAHEKLEQNVDEAMKIKKKLTTANEKHEATIASLKKELEEVSNKLIKAKMSSVRHDKAHSPTGREQHCQQLHQKLIMETEMNKTLGEENVAVRAEKQEVMRSLQHTQQLLLSQTQTVSRVELELQTHREQYQALKQEHRVMREKSTAMEDKVAQLMESYAASKNSWDKEKTKLLDCIKSEQQDLKAVKEVYDELHKEHTELSSQAKVQAQHIYALEMRDSSQNFGVSTEVFPAFLEEIRGEETLEEPISSSELPSFGSLQHLASTQTKNPDCLEDTGAVTKLVATGAAGVSTVSSPGHRSNNGSVDLLTKEKSDEGNGGMSEEEQGWKDDVKQVKNDREERERNEEQQWNREEVEGEGGCAGEKRGTLTAQTTDRADRREDSQGSTEDAGDPKQPGTETQDRAEGEGTCGAEERGKTGLHTAETQIPAQTTTDTNTGKSDKQQVVDFMDTEPPLAACEPSDCSQSLSQKVSEKDSDSSHVSKGYEIRGEVHTFCSDEQQSVNHGSDSVIREVVRPCHDEAQTVAESLTQLPTHQVFEKTTEENPSAANIPTELSGPLTQSSICGSQTKTAPVAAQSIDIVSIQDMETTQTQPSNPSDITSDMKHTDEKCDTHVNEECASVTTTVEPQALLQSQEISKQSGQLKCPVTDGDSSVYKKTEGQSNVDTREKDACQTALEPVEKSNVKDACADITIDTAVLESRVETGSSQEHTENYKIEDAGNAKTTKTDLKLSVHSSHESDASPETGSTKCYEQSPAKEMPLDDTNEFPLLSNKTYRSSFDWGSAQRKPEGSRTKSDVSILHQFVQGSSMFEPNTSGPSELLRHPPSTIPMFLKSKHNKVPLVITRASDLLNASSVSGTAASTRRNPQGEPKALGETCRETATADKV